GCGCCCGAGACCACCCGTACGCCGAGCGATGACCAGATGGAGGCCGAGGTCGCGGCCCTGCGGCACGAACTCCGTGTACTCCTGCAGCGGGTTGCCGTTGCTGGTCACGACCAGGTCGTAGTCGTCGACGAGCACGACGACCTCGAGGCCCTTCCACCAGGTGCGGTTGCGCAACTGCTCGGAGGTGACATCGGGGCCCGGTACGCGCTGGCGGATCGACGCACTGATCTCGGAAGTCACCTGGCGAGCGCGCTGCTCCTCGGTGACGTACGCGAGCATGTACTCGTCGGGCACGATGTCGAGCATCGTCCGGCGGTAGTCGACGACCACGAAGCCGAGCTGGTCCGGAGGCCGGCTCGCCATCAGCCCCTTCGCGAGGACCTTCAGCATGTTCGTCTTGCCGGTCTCGCCGTCGCCGTACACCAGCATGTGCGGCGACGAGCCGAACAGGCCGACCATGGCCGTGCCGAGGTTGAGCTCCGAAAGCCCGACCGGGATGTCTTCCTGCCCGGGTTTCGGCGTGTCCAGTTCGGAGAGGCGGACCAGGCTGGGCAGCACCTTGACCTTGGAGACCCGGGTGGTCCAGCGCTGGGAGACGACGGACGCGGCGTGGGCGATGCCCGCCGAGATGTCATCGGCGTCCTGCTCACCGTCGATGCGGGGAAGGGCGCCGTGGAACTGCAGGTTGCCGTCGATGTCGGTGAGTCCGCGACCCGGAGTGTCCTTCGGGATCTGGTCCATCAGCTTGCGGTCGAACGACGAGTCGTACGAGTCGTTCAACCGGAACTCGAGCTGGCCTCCGAAGGCCGGCTGCATCCGCATCCGGATCTGCATTCCCTGAGTCACCGACAACACGACGTGCACGCCGTAGTTCAGGCCGCGGGCGGCGATATCGCCGACCACGAACTCGAGCTGGTCGTACTCCTCGCGGAACGTACCCCAGCCGTCGACGACCAGGAACACATCGCCGGGGACATCGGCGGGTACGCGCCCTTCGGCTCGCGCGTTGCGCAAGTCGCGCATGGAGTTCAGCCCGTAGTCCTTGAACAGCTGCTCGCGCGCGTTGAGGATGCCCATCACGTCGTTGATCGTGCGCTGGATGCGCTCGGCGTCCATCCGGGTCGCGACCGCACCGACGTGCGGCATCGGTTCGAGCCCGGTCAACAGTCCGCCGCCGTAGTCGATGCAGTAGAACGCCACGTCGTTCGGCGCGTACCGCAGCGCCATCGACGTGATCATGGTAGCGAGGAGGACGCTCTTACCGGATGCCGGCGATCCGGCGATGACCAGGTTGCCGGCCGCGCCGCTGAAGTCCCAGTCGAGTACGAACTGGCGCTGTTTCGCGGCGTCGTCGACTCGGCCGAGCGCCGCCTTGACGGTCGCCACGTCGCCGCGCTCATCGACGTCGATCAGGTCGTCGAGGGTGAGGGTGTCCGGCAGCGGATCGAGCCACACCGGACGTACCTTGGGGGCGCCGACGGACTCCAGCTGGTGGCAGATGACGTCGAGCACCGACTGGTTGTCGGGGCCCGTCGGCTGGTCGGGTTGGTCGGCCTCCTCGTTGGCGGCGGCCGCCTGCTGCGCGATCCAGGTGCCGAGACCGTTGAGCGCGACGTACGGAACGACCGGGACGATGGTCTTCGGACCTTCGACCGGCGGGGTGTACGGCGAAGACACCAGGGCCGCCTTGAACCGTTCGAAGACCGTCGTATCGACCTTCAGATACCCCGAGCCCGGCTCCGGCGGGAGGTGATAGGCATCGGTGACGCCGATGGCGTCGCGGCTCTCGGACTCCGAGAACGTACGCAGGCTGATCCGGTACGACAGATGCGACTCGAGGCCGCGGATCTTGCCCATCTCCAACTTCTGCGTGGCGAGCAGCAGATGGACGCCGATGGATCGGCCGATCCGGCCGATCGCGACGAACAGCTCGGCGAAGTCGGGCTTCGCGGTGAGCAGCTCGGAGAACTCGTCGATGATGACGAGCAGATGGGGGAGCGGCTCGAGGTCCGCGCCCGCCTCGATCTGGTCGTGGTACGCCGTGACGTTCGGTAGGTTGCCGGCCTCCTTCAGGATCTCCTGGCGTCGCTGCATCTCACCGAACAACGCGTCACGCATCCGGTCGACGAGCGTCAGGTCGTCCTGGAGGTTGGTGATCATGCCCGCCATATGCGGGATGTCCTCCATGGCGGCGAACGTCGCACCACCCTTGAAGTCGACGAGCATCAGGGCGAGCCGGTCCGGTGGATGACCGATCACCAGCGAACTGACGAGCGTGCGCAGCATCTCCGACTTACCGGAGCCGGTTGCGCCGACGACCATGCCGTGCGGGCCCATACCGCCGTGTGCCGACTCCTTGAGGTCGAGCGTGACGGCGTTGCCGTTCTGCCCGACACCTATCGGCACCCGCAGCAAGTCGCGCAGGGCACGCCGACGCCAGGTCACCCGCGGGTCGAGCGTTGCCGGATCGGGTACGCCCAGAATATCGGGCAGGCCGACGGTCGTGGTCAGCGTCTCGTCGGCCTCCTCCTCGACCGAAAGGCGGAGGGCGGAGAGCTGCCGTGCGACGACGTTCGTGAGACCCGGCGGCGTGGTGTCGAGTCGGAACGACCAGGGTCGCGAGGCGATCGTCGTGGTGAGGTCGTCGCCGATGGTGATCCGGTCGTCGATCGTGTCGGGCTCGGCGCGCCGGTTCGTGACCAACGAGATCACGTGTACGCCGAGGTCGGCGAGACTGACGCTCGAATCAGGTGACTCGATCGTCTGCTGAGTCAGCAGCTCCTCACCGTCGACGATGACGACGAGATGCGTCGGTTTGGTGACTTCCTGTCCGCGAGCGCGCTGATGGCGGTCCAGGCGCGCTTCGAGGTCGGGGGCGAGGAACTCCTGCATCGACGCGATGCTGTTCGTGACCCGTCGGGCCGCCAGGTCGCCGTCGTACGTGGCTCCGTCGTGGGTGTGCGGCGCCCACTTCGCCCAGTCCCATTCGTGCGCGGTCGCATCGGAGCGTACGACGGCGAGCTCGAGGTCGTTGGGCGAGTGGAATGCGATCAATTGCGCGATGACGGACTGCGCGAGCGAGCGCGACAGAGCGGGCTGCCCGAGCACGCTCACGGATCCGACCTCCTTGAGGTCGATCGTGATCGGCTGGTCGTGGAGCACCGAGTAGCGGGTCTGCAGCTCCTTGGCCGCCTCGAGACACACCGGGTCGAACTCGTTCAGCGGACCGGTGTCGGCGTTCATCGTCAGCGGCGACGCGATCGGTTCGTCGCCGGTGCCGAGGCGTACGACCAGAAAGTCGGGGTCTGACAGCCGCCGCTCCCAGCGACGTGC
The sequence above is drawn from the Nocardioidaceae bacterium SCSIO 66511 genome and encodes:
- the eccCa gene encoding type VII secretion protein EccCa; translation: MTTILVKRPARNQPPVADSSDLEIAEPPKREQDQPSTMGLGMILMPIMSGTASLSVALTNDNPIMAVGGLLFLVGSIAVGSLMIIGQKSGSKRKMRESRERYLDYIEQLRHSVRDTIATQRGGQAKRHPPLSALIDIARDDARRWERRLSDPDFLVVRLGTGDEPIASPLTMNADTGPLNEFDPVCLEAAKELQTRYSVLHDQPITIDLKEVGSVSVLGQPALSRSLAQSVIAQLIAFHSPNDLELAVVRSDATAHEWDWAKWAPHTHDGATYDGDLAARRVTNSIASMQEFLAPDLEARLDRHQRARGQEVTKPTHLVVIVDGEELLTQQTIESPDSSVSLADLGVHVISLVTNRRAEPDTIDDRITIGDDLTTTIASRPWSFRLDTTPPGLTNVVARQLSALRLSVEEEADETLTTTVGLPDILGVPDPATLDPRVTWRRRALRDLLRVPIGVGQNGNAVTLDLKESAHGGMGPHGMVVGATGSGKSEMLRTLVSSLVIGHPPDRLALMLVDFKGGATFAAMEDIPHMAGMITNLQDDLTLVDRMRDALFGEMQRRQEILKEAGNLPNVTAYHDQIEAGADLEPLPHLLVIIDEFSELLTAKPDFAELFVAIGRIGRSIGVHLLLATQKLEMGKIRGLESHLSYRISLRTFSESESRDAIGVTDAYHLPPEPGSGYLKVDTTVFERFKAALVSSPYTPPVEGPKTIVPVVPYVALNGLGTWIAQQAAAANEEADQPDQPTGPDNQSVLDVICHQLESVGAPKVRPVWLDPLPDTLTLDDLIDVDERGDVATVKAALGRVDDAAKQRQFVLDWDFSGAAGNLVIAGSPASGKSVLLATMITSMALRYAPNDVAFYCIDYGGGLLTGLEPMPHVGAVATRMDAERIQRTINDVMGILNAREQLFKDYGLNSMRDLRNARAEGRVPADVPGDVFLVVDGWGTFREEYDQLEFVVGDIAARGLNYGVHVVLSVTQGMQIRMRMQPAFGGQLEFRLNDSYDSSFDRKLMDQIPKDTPGRGLTDIDGNLQFHGALPRIDGEQDADDISAGIAHAASVVSQRWTTRVSKVKVLPSLVRLSELDTPKPGQEDIPVGLSELNLGTAMVGLFGSSPHMLVYGDGETGKTNMLKVLAKGLMASRPPDQLGFVVVDYRRTMLDIVPDEYMLAYVTEEQRARQVTSEISASIRQRVPGPDVTSEQLRNRTWWKGLEVVVLVDDYDLVVTSNGNPLQEYTEFVPQGRDLGLHLVIARRTGGLGRAIFEPLLQRLGDIGTPGFLFSGDRMEGRVLNNVAPARLPEGRALYVGRGGGGSQVQTALDDE